In a single window of the Elusimicrobiota bacterium genome:
- the rpsL gene encoding 30S ribosomal protein S12 codes for MPTVNQLLRFGRQKVKFKTKAPALVSCPQRRGVCTRVYTTTPKKPNSALRKVARVKLVSGFEVTSYIPGIGHNLQEHSIVLVRGGRVKDLPGVRYHIIRGTLDAAGVEDRKQARSKYGAKRVAGGGAAGAKAAA; via the coding sequence ATGCCAACAGTAAATCAGTTGCTAAGGTTTGGACGGCAGAAGGTAAAATTTAAAACAAAAGCGCCGGCATTAGTTTCATGCCCACAGCGCAGGGGTGTGTGTACGCGTGTTTATACAACAACACCGAAAAAACCAAATTCAGCGTTACGCAAAGTTGCGCGTGTAAAATTGGTCTCAGGGTTTGAAGTAACGTCATATATTCCGGGTATTGGCCATAACCTGCAAGAACACTCAATAGTACTGGTGCGCGGGGGGCGTGTAAAGGACCTTCCCGGAGTGAGATATCATATTATACGAGGAACACTTGACGCTGCGGGGGTTGAAGATCGTAAACAAGCACGGTCAAAGTATGGTGCAAAACGTGTAGCCGGCGGCGGAGCAGCAGGTGCAAAAGCAGCGGCGTAG